In Mauremys mutica isolate MM-2020 ecotype Southern chromosome 16, ASM2049712v1, whole genome shotgun sequence, one DNA window encodes the following:
- the ARL6IP4 gene encoding ADP-ribosylation factor-like protein 6-interacting protein 4 codes for MVHSQSRKRSRSRSESESQSRQDKKDEKKRRKSSKDSKRSSLSPPRKKASRSHRRRSSSASTKDEKKKAKDKKKRKASASSSETTSSSSGTSSSSSSSSSSADSSDSESKLKKRRHSKKKRTKQKDKKRKKKKIKKKTKKKSKDRPKEERATVEGVPGPSLEQWQKEALVEPGPVLTDEQKSRIQAMKPMTKEEWDARQSVIRKVVDPETGRTRLIKGDGEVLEEIVTKERHKEINKQATRGDGLAFQMRTGMLQ; via the exons ATGGTTCACAGCCAATCCAGGAAACGCTCCCGAAGCAGGAGTGAAAGCGAGTCTCAAAGCAGGCAGGACAAAAAggatgaaaagaaaagaagaaaaagcagtAAAGACTCAAAGAGGAGCAGCCTGTCTCCTCCAAGGAAGAAGGCATCCAggtctcacagacgcaggtcgaGCTCAGCATCTACTAAAGACG AGAAAAAGAAGGCCAAAgacaagaagaagagaaaggcaaGTGCCTCCTCCTCTGAGACGACAAGTTCGTCGTCTgggacttcctcctcctcctcctccagctcctcttcAGCTGATTCGAGTGACAGTGAATCCAAATTGAAAAAGAGGAGACACAGCAAGAAGAAACGAACAAAACAGAAAGAcaaaaagaggaagaagaaaaaaataaaaaagaaaacgaAGAAGAAATCAAAGGACCGGCCTAAAGAGGAGAGAGCCACGGTGGAAGGCGTGCCGGGCCCATCACTGGAACAGTGGCAGAAAGAAGCTTTGGTGGAACCTGGCCCAG TTTTGACAGATGAACAAAAGTCCCGCATCCAGGCTATGAAACCAATGACGAAAGAAGAATGGGACGCAAGGCAAAGTGTCATCAGAAAAGTCGTGGACCCCGAAACGGGAAGAACAAG GCTTATTAAGGGAGATGGAGAAGTACTAGAAGAAATTGTCACCAAAGAAAGACACAAAGAGATTAACAAG CAAGCCACCCGAGGAGACGGCCTGGCCTTCCAGATGAGGACAGGGATGCTTCAGTGA